AGCCTGTTGGATTCCTCGTCTCGTCTTTAATAAAAACATCTATTCCAAGCTCTTCACCGAGTTTTGCTTTAACTAAAGGTGTTCCGCCTTCTTTTAGGGAAATTATTTTAGGCACACCGGGAAGTAGCTCTTTGTACCTCCATACTCCCCTCTCTCTGTTTTTCCATCTTTTGACATCCACTTTAGAATAATCATATGACACCTCAAGGAAAGCACCACATGAACATTTTGGGGGTATTATCTGTTTATACTCCCTTCCACAGTTGGGGCACTTTATCATCATCACCCACCAAAAAATTAAAAATCACTTGAGCCTGATGGCGTCAAGATTGTTGGGAGCCCTTGTAGAAATACCAAACTTCTTGTGGATACTTGAGGCAAGATCAAGGCACTTCTGAGGCTCTCCGTGAACTGTTATTACCCTTTCTGGTCTCGGCTTTACCCTTGCCACATAGCTCATTAACTCCCTTCTATCGGCGTGACCTGAAAATCCGTCTATCGTGTGAATTTCCATGTTTACTTGGATAACTTCCGTCTTTCCACCTTCACCGACTGTTGGTATCTCCCTTAGACCTCTTTGAACCTGTCTTCCCAAAGTCCCTTCTGCCTGGTAGCTTACGAATATCAGCGAGTTTCTAGGATCTGGAGCAAGATGCTTAAAGTACTCCACACTAGGCCCACCAACCAGCATACCGGAGGAGGCCACGATTATTGCGGGTTCTTCACTCTCTATTATGTCCTTCCTTTCGTTTGCATTTGCCACTGGTTTGAATATCTCATTTAAGAACGGATTATAGCCTTCGTGGAATATCTGATTCCTGAGGCCCTTGCTTAAATATTCAGGATATGCTGTATGGATTGCCGTCGCCTCCCATATCATGCCATCCAAGTATATTGGAACGTCCAAGCCTCCTACCCTCACGTAATCTTCAAGGGCTATCATTATCTCCTGAGCCCTTCCAACGGCCATTGCAGGGATAAGAACCTTTCCTTTGCGCTTGATCGTCTGAAGGATGACCTCAATAAGCCGCTTCTCAGCTTCTTCTCTCGGCATCTGGTAATCTTTGCTTCCTCCATAAGTTGATTCCATTATTAGAGTCTCAAGTCTTGGGAATTTTGCATTTGCTGGCTCAAAGAGCTTTGTGGGAATGAACTTGAAGTCCCCAGTCACGGCTATGTTGTGGAGACCGTTTCCAACGTGAAGGTGGACTATTGAAGAGCCCAGAATGTGGCCCGCATTGTGCAGGGTAAGTCTCAAATCTGGCGAGATGTCCCTGACTTCTCCATAATCAAGGGTTATTGTGTGCTTAACGACCTCTTTTATGTCTCTCATTCTGTAAAGGGGATCAATACCGTTGCTCTGCTGTATTTCAATGAAGTCCTTTTGAAGAAGAACCATTAAATCTCTTGTAGGCGGAGTTGCATAAATAGGGCCATCAAATAAGTTGTACCTGAAGAGGTAAGGCAACAGTCCAGAGTGGTCAAGGTGTGCGTGGGTAACTATTATTGCATCCAAGAGGCCTTCTTTAAGAACGTAAGTAAATTCTGGAGCATCAAAGTGCGGAAATCCCTTCTTGGGGTCATTCAACGCCGCAACGTTTACACCAAAGTCAACCAGCACAAAACTCTCATTTGTTTGGAGCAAGAGGGCACTTCTTCCAACTTCCCTGAATCCTCCAAGTCCCGTTATCCTTATCCAGTCACTCTTAAGTTCTGGCTTTCTGTAGATGTTTCTCCCAACCTGTCTCAGGAATTTTCTCCTATCTTTACTCTCAGACTGCAAAATCCCCCTAATAGAGTATATGGTCTGGGACTGCAAAGGAGGTGTTCTAACGACTTTTGGCGCCCAGTAAACTTTTTGGGTTATCTCTCTAAGCGTCTCCCCGTTCTTTCCAATCACAAGTCCGGGCTTTTTAGCCTCAATTATTACCTCACCAACAGAAGGATCGAAACTTATATTCGTTATTTCCGCCTCTGGCGGAACTATCTGCTTAATTAACTCCTCGGCCTTTTCAGGAGGAAGAAGAACATCCGGATCCGGCCTCACACTAATCCTCTTTTTGAGAACCTTTGCAAGGTTTTTTATAAGATCTCCATCCTGCATTACGACTTCAGGGTTTTTTACGTAGATAACCAGCTCCGGTCCCTCAAATTCAACTTCTGTTATCTTTGCCTCCTTAGGCACCATCTGGTTAATAATCTCCCTGATTTCCTTTAGAACTTCATCAACGTTTGTTTCTCTTTTTATCACACCAATCACCCCTAGAATCAAAGCTTCTTAATGATCTTCTCGACTTCTTCTTTAGAAAGCTCGCTATAACCTTCTTTTGTAATAACAACAACCATTATACCATCTCCAGTAAAGACGTCCCTTTTTATTGCGGTGTTTATAGCCTTTATGGCCAATTTAACGCCTTTTTTAACATTCATCTTTTCATCGTATTCGTTATCCAAAACAGAGTAAGCAAACTCCATACCAGAACCTGCAGAAACATATTTATCTTCAGTAATTCCTCCAGCCATATCAATCGAATAAAGACCCGGCTTCTCGTCGTAACCTCCTACTAAAAACCAGCCGAAGTAGGGGAAGTACCGTCTTCCATTTAAGATGTTAGAAGTCAGCGTTGCCAATGCCTTTGTGCTCATCTCTCTGCCAACTCTCGCTCTGTAAAGCTTTGCTTCTGCCCTCAAAAGCCTTACAAGGCTCAGTATGTCTCCTACACTTCCAGCTCCTGCTAGAGCTAAATGGTCGTCTATTTGGAATATCTTGCTAACTCCCTTGGATAGGATCATGTTGCCCAGTGAAGCCCTCATGTCCGCAGCTAATACCACCCCATCATTACAAACAATGCCTACTGTTGTTGTCCCTTTAATTTTGTCCAAAGCCAACACCCCTTTAGGATAGTCATTTTGCTTGAGAATAGAAACAAATGTTACAGTGGGGGTTTGACCGAGGGAGTATTTAAAGTTTTCGCAAAGCAACATGAGTTGCTCCTTTCAGATGGGCAGCTAAAGGAAAAAGCTTTTTATTCTATGAATTGTTTTACAGTAGTGTAACCATTGGGAGGTATGATAAAATGGGTGTCGAAAAAGTTCCCAAATACGATATACCAGTAAAGAAAGTTGAATATGTTTTTATTGAGCTGGAAAAGATGAAACCCCACGAGCAGCTCGTCCAAAAAGAGCTCGAAGCATTTATTGAAAGCGTAACAGGTTCGGGTATTTTCTGGAAACCAATGCTTTTGGCAAAAGTTCCCGGTGAAGATATGTACCTTATCGTTGATGGTCACCACAGGTGGGCAGGTTTAGAAAAGCTCGGGGCAAAGAGGGCTCCTTCTGTAATTCTCGACTATTTCAGCGACGATGTTAAAGTTTACACTTGGTATCCAGCGTTTAAGGGAGACCTCAACAAGGTTCTGGAAAGATTAAAAGCAGAGGGTTTGGAAATAGTTGAAGACGAAGAGGCTGAAGAAAAGGCAGAAAAGGGAGAAATAGCCTTTGCCCTCATTGGAGAAAAGAGCTTTGCCATTCCAGGTGGTCTTGATGAACAGAAGAAGGTCAGCAAAGTGCTTGATGAGATGAGTGTTGAGGGAGAGATAGAGCTCATTTACTATGGTCTCAAAGAAGACGCGAGGGAAGACATGGACAAGGGCGAAATTGACTATGTCTTCATCAGAAAAGCCCCAAGCAAGGAAGAGGTCATGGAGCTTGTGAAGAGAGGAGAGGTATACTCTCCAAAGACAACAAGACACGTTCTGCCATTTATACCGGATAA
The Thermococcus sp. 2319x1 DNA segment above includes these coding regions:
- a CDS encoding beta-CASP ribonuclease aCPSF1 — protein: MIKRETNVDEVLKEIREIINQMVPKEAKITEVEFEGPELVIYVKNPEVVMQDGDLIKNLAKVLKKRISVRPDPDVLLPPEKAEELIKQIVPPEAEITNISFDPSVGEVIIEAKKPGLVIGKNGETLREITQKVYWAPKVVRTPPLQSQTIYSIRGILQSESKDRRKFLRQVGRNIYRKPELKSDWIRITGLGGFREVGRSALLLQTNESFVLVDFGVNVAALNDPKKGFPHFDAPEFTYVLKEGLLDAIIVTHAHLDHSGLLPYLFRYNLFDGPIYATPPTRDLMVLLQKDFIEIQQSNGIDPLYRMRDIKEVVKHTITLDYGEVRDISPDLRLTLHNAGHILGSSIVHLHVGNGLHNIAVTGDFKFIPTKLFEPANAKFPRLETLIMESTYGGSKDYQMPREEAEKRLIEVILQTIKRKGKVLIPAMAVGRAQEIMIALEDYVRVGGLDVPIYLDGMIWEATAIHTAYPEYLSKGLRNQIFHEGYNPFLNEIFKPVANANERKDIIESEEPAIIVASSGMLVGGPSVEYFKHLAPDPRNSLIFVSYQAEGTLGRQVQRGLREIPTVGEGGKTEVIQVNMEIHTIDGFSGHADRRELMSYVARVKPRPERVITVHGEPQKCLDLASSIHKKFGISTRAPNNLDAIRLK
- the serK gene encoding L-serine kinase SerK, producing the protein MGVEKVPKYDIPVKKVEYVFIELEKMKPHEQLVQKELEAFIESVTGSGIFWKPMLLAKVPGEDMYLIVDGHHRWAGLEKLGAKRAPSVILDYFSDDVKVYTWYPAFKGDLNKVLERLKAEGLEIVEDEEAEEKAEKGEIAFALIGEKSFAIPGGLDEQKKVSKVLDEMSVEGEIELIYYGLKEDAREDMDKGEIDYVFIRKAPSKEEVMELVKRGEVYSPKTTRHVLPFIPDKIDVKLEDLF
- the psmB gene encoding archaeal proteasome endopeptidase complex subunit beta; amino-acid sequence: MLALDKIKGTTTVGIVCNDGVVLAADMRASLGNMILSKGVSKIFQIDDHLALAGAGSVGDILSLVRLLRAEAKLYRARVGREMSTKALATLTSNILNGRRYFPYFGWFLVGGYDEKPGLYSIDMAGGITEDKYVSAGSGMEFAYSVLDNEYDEKMNVKKGVKLAIKAINTAIKRDVFTGDGIMVVVITKEGYSELSKEEVEKIIKKL